Proteins from a single region of Pseudorasbora parva isolate DD20220531a chromosome 22, ASM2467924v1, whole genome shotgun sequence:
- the mfn1b gene encoding mitofusin-1b, whose amino-acid sequence MEQSDRSPLKRFVLAKKKIGEVFEQLLVYVQEGAEFVKETSNNESLENIANSSQLDQIQAYTGKLSTIKEVLSRRHMKVAFFGRTSNGKSTVVNAMLHDRVLPSGIGHTTNCFLSVEGTDEDKAFLKTEGSEEEKSIKTVNQLAHALHMDESLDAGCLVKVFWPKAKCALLRDDLVLVDSPGTDVTTQLDSWIDKFCLDADVFVLVANSESTLMNTEKHFFHKVNERLSKPNIFILNNRWDASAAEPEYMEDVRKQHTDRCVNFLVEELKVVDRAQAPNRIFFVSAKEVLNSRMQRAQGMPETGGALAEGFQERLKEFQNFERSFEECISHSAVKTKFEQHTIRARQITETVKDIMDQINITAAEKRVISLEEREYLIDRLDFVRNQMNLLIQDIKKQIEAITKEVENKVSNAMAEEICRLSVLIDEFHSDFHPSPNVLKIYKSDLLNHIEQGMGKNLAFRCSDAVNASVQSAQKDMIECLKSLLPSAVQNQLHMLIPCRKFELSYDLNCATLCSDFQENIEFRFSLGWTALVHRYLGPVNGRRALMLVDQQLMAPLTPSAPAVVQSQIPRAPGGQGQIQASVAQEELMMTMVNNLASLTSRTSMSVIIVGGVVWRTVGWRLIALSMSMYGMLYLYEKLTWTTKAKERALKRQFVEYATEKLQMIISFTSSNCSHQVQQEIASTFARLCQQVDITQKDLEKDIQRLTDKIQKLETVQNRSKVLRHKATALEKQLEDFSSQYLRPQP is encoded by the exons ATGGAGCAGTCAGATCGTTCCCCGTTGAAGCGTTTTGTGCTGGCCAAAAAGAAGATCGGCGAGGTTTTTGAGCAGCTCTTGGTTTACGTTCAGGAGGGCGCAGAGTTTGTGAAAG AGACCTCTAATAATGAGTCGTTGGAGAATATTGCAAACAGTAGCCAGTTGGATCAGATACAGGCGTACACAGGCAAACTGTCCACCATTAAAGAGGTGTTGTCTCGCAGACATATGAAGGTGGCCTTCTTTGGCAG AACAAGCAATGGCAAGAGCACAGTGGTCAACGCCATGTTGCATGACCGCGTGCTGCCCAGCGGCATCGGTCACACAACCAACTGCTTCCTGAGCGTGGAGGGGACGGATGAGGATAAGGCCTTTCTGAAGACAGAAGGATCCGAGGAGGAAAAAAGCATCAAG ACAGTGAATCAGCTGGCTCACGCCCTACATATGGACGAGAGTTTGGATGCTGGCTGTCTCGTTAAAGTCTTCTGGCCCAAGGCAAAGTGTGCCCTGCTCAGAGACGACCTGGTTCTGGTGGACAG ccCTGGAACAGATGTGACCACACAACTTGACAGCTGGATTGACAAGTTCTGTCTGGACGCTGATGTGTTCGTGTTGGTGGCCAACTCTGAATCTACACTAATGAACACG GAGAAGCATTTCTTCCACAAGGTCAATGAACGCCTCTCAAAGCCCAACATCTTCATCCTGAACAATCGCTGGGATGCTTCCGCTGCCGAACCGGAATACATGGAGGAT GTGCGTAAGCAGCACACGGACCGGTGTGTAAACTTCCTGGTGGAGGAGCTGAAGGTCGTGGATCGCGCACAGGCGCCTAATCGCATTTTCTTTGTGTCGGCGAAGGAAGTGCTGAACTCGCGGATGCAGCGGGCGCAGGGTATGCCAGAGACTG gtGGTGCTCTCGCCGAGGGGTTTCAGGAACGACTGAAGGAGTTCCAGAACTTTGAGAGATCGTTTGAG GAGTGTATCTCGCATTCAGCAGTGAAAACAAAGTTTGAGCAGCACACAATCAGAGCAAGGCAGATCACTGAAACAGTCAAAGACATCATGGATCAAATCAACATCACCGCTGCGGAAAAGAG GGTCATCTCTCTGGAGGAGAGAGAGTATCTCATTGACCGATTGGATTTTGTCCGCAATCAAATGAACTTGCTCATCCAGGACATCAAGAAACAAATCGAGGCCATCACAAAGGAGGTAGAAAACAAG GTGTCCAATGCAATGGCTGAAGAGATCTGCCGTCTGTCTGTGCTCATAGACGAGTTTCATTCGGATTTTCACCCGTCACCTAATGTGCTTAAAATCTACAAATCT GATCTTCTGAACCACATTGAGCAGGGCATGGGCAAGAATCTGGCCTTCCGCTGTTCTGATGCAGTAAACGCCTCTGTACAGTCTGCTCAGAAAGACATGATCG AGTGTCTGAAGTCTCTGCTGCCCTCCGCTGTCCAGAACCAGCTTCACATGCTCATTCCCTGCAGGAAGTTTGAGCTCAGCTACGACTTGAACTGTGCCACGCTCTGCTCCGACTTCCAGGAAAACATTGAGTTCCGGTTCTCTTTGGGCTGGACCGCCCTGGTCCACCGTTACCTCGGTCCTGTCAACGGCAGACGTGCCTTAATGCTGGTGGATCAGCAG cTGATGGCACCGCTCACCCCTTCAGCACCAGCGGTGGTCCAGTCTCAGATCCCCAGAGCTCCTGGAGGTCAAGGTCAGATTCAGGCATCAGTGGCCCAGGAAGAACTCATGATGACCATGGTGAACAACCTGGCCTCTCTCACCTCACGCACGTCTATGAGCGTGATCATCGTTGGAGGAGTG GTGTGGCGAACAGTTGGCTGGCGTCTGATCGCTCTCTCCATGAGTATGTACGGCATGCTGTACCTGTATGAAAAACTCACCTGGACAACCAAAGCCAAGGAAAGAGCCCTGAAGAGACAGTTTGTGGAATACGCCACCGAGAAACTTCAAATGATCATCAGTTTCACCAGCTCAAACTGCAGCCACCAAGTGCAACA GGAAATCGCCAGCACATTCGCCCGACTATGCCAGCAAGTCGACATCACACAGAAAGACCTGGAGAAGGACATCCAACGCCTCACTGACAAGATCCAGAAGCTGGAAACTGTACAAAACCGATCCAAAGTGCTCAG